The genomic stretch GTACGGATCTGTGCGGGGGGCGCCGGGTAACCGGCGTCCCTACCGCGAAAGATTAAGAGCAAGAACAAACGCTCGCGCCAATCTGCCAGTGTGTCACGCCGCTGCAATTTTGACGCGTATGCCCTGGCATTGACGGGGACGGGGGAGGGTGGGTACCATGGCTTTGCAGGATGCCTTTTGCCCCGCAACAGGATGGGCGCTTTTATGCGCGCCCGGGAGCCGCGACATGCTGGAAGTGCAGATACTGGGTGTCACCCGATTTGAGCCCGCCCAATACCCGATGGTCATCCTGCGCCACGAGTCGCAGGTGCTGTTCATCAGCATCGGCCCCTACGAGGCGGCGGCCATCAGTTGGGGCCTTGACCACGAAAAGCCCATCCGTCCGATGACCCATGACCTGGTGCTGAACATACTGGCGGGGCTGCGGGGGGAGCTGAAGTCCGTGACAGTGTACAGCCTGGAAAACCAGACCTTTTTCGCGTACCTAACCGTGGAGCAGCGGGACACGAACGGCCAGGTGGAGCAGGTGCTCCGCATAGACACGCGCCCAAGCGACGGCATCGCCGTCGCGGTGCGGGCCGGATGCCCCGTGTTTGTGGCGGAGGAGGTCATGGCGCAGGCGGGGCAGCATGTGAGCGTGCTGGAGTCGCACCTTGAGCGGGAGGAGGGCGGGGCCGACGGCGCGGCGGGCGATGACGACGTGGATGATATTGACGACGACGACGAGGAGGACGATGACGGGGAGGACGACGAGGACATCGGGGAAGACGGGGAAGACTCCGGGAAAGGGTTCTGATGGGCGGTCCGGGGCCGTTTGCGCGCGCGCTGGCGTCGCTTGACCCGCCGCACTGGGAACCGGCGGCGGGGGCGCCCCCAAGCGGGGCGGAAACGGCGGCGCTCTGGCGGGCTGTGGTCCCCGGTCCCGGCCCCGCACTGGAAAGCATGGCGGAGCAACTGGCCGGGGAGGCGCGGGTCCGCGCCGCCACGATGGCGCATCCCCTGCGCCGCGCCCAGTTTGTCACCGGCCAGGCGCTGCGCCGCGCCGTGTCGTCCCCGTCGGGCGCGTTCAGCCTGAGCCACACAGGGGACTGGGTCGCGGCGGCGGTGTGCGGGTGCGGCCCGCTGGGAGTGGACGCGGAAACCGCGCGCGCGCGGCGCTCGATGGAGCGGCTGGCGCGGCGTTTCTTCAGCCCCGAGGAGCACGCCCTGGTCGCGGGGTGCGGCCCGGAGGAGCTGCCGGTTTTCTTTTACGCGCTGTGGACCGCGAAGGAGGCGCGCATCAAGGCACTGTCACGGGACAGGGCGCATCCCGCCCCGGTCAGCCTGCTGGCGCTGCTGGAGACGGACACCGCCGCCTTTACCGTGACCGGCCCGACCCTGTGCATCCCCCTTTCAGAGGGGCGGATGCACTGGTGCTGGCTCGCCCCCGGCGTGCTCTGCGCCTGCCTGGTTCCGCATGCCGCAGCCACCCTCCGCTTTTGGGAGTGGCGGCCGGCGGGCTGAGCCGATTCTGTCCGCCGCCAACAGCGACATGCCAACTAGAACAAATTTGAATTGGACTCTGGGAAGTCCCGAACGATAAACTGTGTGTGGTGGCGGGCAGAGTGTTCGACGGCGGCGGCGGGTCTTGCATGGTGGCAAAGCAGGGATGAATCGAATCACGCCACTTTGTATTCAGACGCCGCAGTTGTCGGTTGCATGAGTTTTAACGAGTGGGAGACTGACGCGTGGATACCGTTGCAATACCGGAATGGAATCCGAGCGGGGTAATGCCGCCCATCCAGTCCACTGCTCCCACGGCGATGGAACGTTCTCCCTATCCCGTTTCCCTTACTGATTTTGTGCTGCGTTTCAGCACCACAAACAAATGCCGGGCCATTCTTTCCGGGCTCTTGGGTTTTCGGGCCGCGCTGCATTCGGCCGGACTCACCGAAGGTTTCCAATGGATTGACGGCAGCTTCATTGAAAACATAGAAGAGATTGAAAGCCGGGAGCCCGCCGATGTGGATGTGGTCACCTTTTTCCATCTGCCCCGCTAATAAGCCAGCAGGACCTGTTGGCGGCGCACCCGCGCCTTTTCAACCCGGCTTGGACAAAGGCTGATTTCCATGTGGACGCCTATTTTGTCCAATTGAACAGCAACGCGCCGGAGCCGCTTGTCCGGCTGTCCACGTATTGGCATAGCCTCTGGTCCCATCGGCGAAACGGCCTGTGGCGGGGATACCTGCAGATTGATATGTCACCGATTGATGATGAGACAGCCGGGCTCTACCTTGAAAAAGCGCAAGTCCAGGAAAGCCAGTCATGAACATCCAGGAGCAACACCACCTGTTGGCCGAAAAAACCACCCTGGAGCGTCTGCTGGGGCAAATGCCCGCGTCCAGCGTCATCGAGCGCATGGGCTTGGAAGCCCGCAAGAGCGAGGTGGAGGCGTTGCTTGCATCACACCCGTCACTGCTGCGGGAACCGGTGAGGGCCCGGTTGACGTTTCGCGGGAAACCAATCGTTGGAAGTCATGGCATGTTTGCGGAATTCGGCGCGAAGGCCCTGAATGCGTTTGCAGACACGGTTGCCGCCATTGGCGCCAGCCAGACCACCGAACTGGGCAAGCGAGGCATGATTCCAAATCGTGACGCGTTCCAATTACTGGTAACCGGAACCGCGCTGGGCTCATTCGGGTTTGAACTTGAAGAGTCTGCCAAGGACGACACGCCATTCCCGGAAGAAACCCCGGTCGGGGCGGCCATTGAACAGGCCAAAAAAATAATGGAGGCGTCTTTGGGAACGGACGACGAATTGACCGACGCCATTTCCGAAACCGACCCGCGCGCCGTGGAGGCGTTGCGGTCCTTCCTTAAGACAATTGCGGATCAGGAGGCGGTCTGCTCACTGCACTTCAAAGATGAGGTGTTCCGCTTCACCGATGTCGGCCAGGTTCGCCGAAGTGAGGGGCGTCTTAGCCAGGACAATATCCACGAGGAGAACAAGCGCATAAAAGGGTGTTTTCTCGGGGTCTTGCCGCACCGGCGCACCTTTGAATTCCAGGTTGCCGAAACACAGGAAATTCTCACGGGAAAAGTTGGACCGGAAATTGAAAACGCGGGCTGCATCAACCGCCTCCTGGAACGCCCCTCAAGCATTCAGGTTCACACAAAACGTGTGGGAACGGGCAGCCCAAGGTACACACTTCTAAACTACACTGACACCGAAGATGACACAACCGACGCTGTCGGCGGCATCGAATAGGCGCTCCGGACGCACGGCAATTTTGCCGCCACAAAACCAAGCATTCCTTTTTAGGCACGCCGGATATTATTTTGGGATGTAATGCCTTACGCCCAGACGATGAGCCCCATCTCGTGCTCCTGGAAAAGGTCGGGGTGGCTTGGCAGGACACGGACTGTGAAGCCGAGCTGGCCGGTCTGGTTGCAGGGGACCTCGCCCGTGAACTCCCAGACACCGTCCTTCGGCTCCCCGGCGCAGGACATGGGGACGCGATCGCCGCTGGGCAGCTCGCCGAGGGGGTCCAGCCCGCCGAAGAACAGCTCGACCCGCACGTCCTCCGGGCGCAGGTCGCCGAGGCGGACGCCGGCGGTGACGGCGAGGCGGGCGCTGTAGAGGAGGCCGTCGGTCTCGCCGGAGGCCACCGAGACGACTTGGACGCGCCCCCACGCCTGGCGCACGCGGGCCTTCCACTCGGCGAGCGCGTAGACCGGGGCGCGGTTTTCGCGGAACATCACCTTGCGGCGCGAGCAGCAGGGCACGTAGAAGCGGTCGGCGTACTCCTGGACCATGCGGCAGGTGTTGAACATCGGCGTGATGGTGCGGATGGCGGTCTTCATGCGGCCAATCCACTCGCGGGGCAGGTCGTCCCGGCCCCGGTTGTAGAACATGGGCACGACCTCCTGTTCGAGAATCTCATAGAGGGCCTCGCTCTCGACCAGGTCCTGCTCCTCCGTGGTGTCGTAGGTCTCGCCCTTGCCGATGCTCCAGCCGTTCTCGCCGAGGCCCTCGGCCTCGCACCACCACCCGTCGGGGATGCTGATGTTGAGGGCGCCGTTCACCGCCGCCTTCATGCCGCTGGTGCCGCTGGCCTCCATGGGGCGCCGGGGCGTGTTCAGCCAGCAGTCCACCCCCTGGAGCATGTAGCGGGCCACGTTGATGTCGTAGTCCTCGATGAACAGGATGTGGTTGCGCAGGGCCGGGTCGTGGGCGAAATGGACCAGTTCGCGGATGAGCGCCTTGGACTGCGTGTCCTGGGGGTGGGCCTTGCCCGCGATGATGAGCTGCACGGGCCGCTCCGGGTCGAGCAGGATGCGGCGCAGCCGCTCCGGGTTCCTCATGATGAGCGTGCCGCGCTTGTAGGTGGCGAAGCGCCGGGCGAAGCCGATGGTCAGGGTCTCGCTGTCCAGCAGCTCGCTGGCGGCTCGCTGCTCCGAGGAGGGCGCGCCCCGGTTGATGAGCTGGCGGAGCAGGCGTTTCCGCGCGAAGCTGACCAGGCGCTCGCGGCGGCGCTCGTGGGTGCGCCACAGTTCGGTGTCGGGCACCGCCTCGATGCGCTCCCACAGGCTGTGATCATGGGGCGCGTTCACCCACTCGGGGCCGATGTAGCGGTCATAAAGCGTTTCGAGGTCGCGGCTGATCCAGGTGCGGACATGCACCCCGTTGGTGACCGAGGTGATGGGCACCTCGTCCTCGGGCACCCCCTTCCACACCTGCCGCCACATGTTCCGGGCGACCGCGCCGTGAAGCTCGCTGACGCCGTTGGACGCGGCGGAGAGCTTCAGGGCCAGTGTCGTCATGCAGAAGGGCTCGCGCCCGTCGCCGGGGTTCTGGCGCCCCATGGCGAGCAGCTCGTCCAGGGGCACGCCGAGGGACGCGCAGTACTCGCCGAAATAGGCGGCGATGAGGGAGGGGTCGAACATGTCGTTGCCCGCGGGCACCGGCGTGTGGGTCGTGAAAAGGCTGCTGACCTTCACCACCTCGCGCGCCTGCGCGAAGGTGATGCCGTCCCGGACCATCAGGTCGTGGACGCGCTGGAGCGCCATGAACGCCGCGTGGCCCTCGTTGATGTGGTAGACCGTGGGGTGAATCCCCAGCGACCGCAGGGCGATGACGCCGCCCATGCCCAGGACGATCTCCTGGCGGATGCGCGTCTCGCGGTCGCCGCCGTAGAGCTGCCCCGTGATGGCGCGGTCCGCGAGGGAGTTGTCCTCGTGGTCGCAGTCAATGAGGTGCAGCGGCACCCGGCCCACCTGGCACTTCCAGAGATAGGCCTTCACGGTCCGTCCGGGAAAGGGCACCTCGATGACCAGGGGCTTCCCGTCCGGCCCGCGCAGCAGGTCGAGGGGCATGTTGTGAAAGTCGTTCCGGGGATACAGCTCCTGCTGCCAGCCGTCCGCGTTCAGGTACTGCCGGAAATAGCCCTCGCGGTAGAGGAGGCCGACCCCGACCAGGGGCACGCCCAGGTCGCTGGCCGCCTTCAGGTGGTCCCCGGCGAGAATGCCCAGACCGCCGCTGTATATGGAGATGGACTCGTGCAGGCCGAACTCCGCCGAGAAATAGGCGATGCAGATGTCCTCCGGCGCCCGGGGGTTCCGTTTGCGCCAGTCGCCCCCCGCCATGTAGGCGTCCAGCCGGGCGGCCACCCGGTCCAAGTGCGCCAGAAACGAGCCGCTCTGCTCCAGCTCCGCCAGCCGCTCCTGGCTGATTTCCCCCAGAAGCCGACGCGGGTTCTGGTCCAGCGCCACCCAGAGGTCGCGGTCCATCCGGAAAAAGAGGTCCACCGCCTCGGGGTCCCAGCACCACCAGACATTGCCCGCGATGTCCAGAAGCCGGGAAAGACGCTCCGGAACTTTTGGGACGACGGTATATTTGACGACATGTGCCATATCGTGAAACTCCTTGCTGTGGGAAAACACCCTGATCCTGCCATCCGGGGGGGTAAAAACGCAAGCGGGACCCGGTCTGATCCCATAAATATCCTACAATTTGGTAATAAACCCCGTTCCAGAGCAGGGCATTCCATGCTCTCCGGACCATGTCATCCCGCCCCTGTTTGCATTGCCCGGCCCCGGCCGCTATTCTCTGGTGGTCTCTGCGAGAGGAGCCAGCCATGACAGAGAAACGCGCGTGGACGGGACGGGTGCTTGTGTGCGGGGCGCTGGGTGTCGGCATGCCGCTGCTCTGCCAGTTTTTCCCGGTGATCCGGGTGCTCACCCATGAGTTCACCCAGCTCTTCACGGTGCTGTCGTTTTATGTCCTTGGCATGCTGGCCTGGGGGGTGGCGAAAAGGGCGCGGACGACCGGTCCGGACAGGGCCGGACTCCCCCTGCATCAGGAGTCTCTCCTGGCGGCGCTGGTTTGCGCGGCGCTGTGCGGCGCGGCCGCCTTCGCCGTGATGGCCGCCGCGAACGCCCTCGGCCCGCGCTGCCAGTTTGCCCCCGCCGCCTCTTTCTACTGGCTCACCTGGACCCCCGCCGTCCTGCTGGCCTGCGTCCTCGGCTGCGCGCGCGGCGCGCGCGGCGCAAGGTGGTGGACCACGCTGCTCCTCCTCACCGGGGCGGTGCTGCTGTCCGCGGCGCAGGATTTCATCCAGCTCTGGCACGGCATGCGCGTGGGGGACCTCATCATCGGCGAGCCCGCCGCCCTGAACCAGCGCATGGGCATGACGCCCACGCCGTTCCATGTCCACCAGCGCGTGTTCACCCTGCTGCTGGCGGGCGCCGTGTGGCACGCCGCGCTGTGGGGCGCGGCCCGGCGCGATGTGAAGGCCGCGCGGGGCGGCGTGGCGGCGTGGAAAACGGCGCGGCTGCGGGGCCTTTTCGCCCTGGCGCTGCTGCTGGGCGCGGCCCTGGCGGGCGGCAGCCACCTGGGTGTCGGCTGGGGCCGGGGCGCCCTGCTCTCGCACCTGTCGCAGACCCTGCGCACGGAGCATTTCATCATCCACCACGCGCCCTCGGGCGAGGCGGCCAACCGCATCGCGGAGATTGGCCGCCACGCCGAGTGGTGCATGGACCACCTGCGCAAACGGTGGAACATCGCCCCGGAAAAGCCCGTTACGGTCTACTGCTTCAACGGCCAGGGGGAGATGATGGAGCACACGGGCATGGGGGCCCACGCCGTGGTCCGGACCATTTTTGTGGACGCGTACCAGGCGCGGAACAGCACCATGCTGCACGAGCTGATCCACGCCGTGCACGTCGAGATAAACCCGAAATGGACGACGGCGCTGAACCGGGGCATCACCGAGGGCACCGCCGAGGCCTTTGAGAACCACTACACGGAAATCCCCGAAGCGCACCGGCGCGAGGCGGGCGCCCTGCGCCACGGCCGCCTGCCGAGCGCGGCGGTCTTCATGGACCTCCTGGGCTTCTGGAAGATGAACGAAAACAACGCCTACACGGCGGCGGCCTCGTTCATGGGCTTCCTCGTCCAGGAATACGGCATGGAGAAGTTCCTGGCCTTCCAGCCCACGCTGGACTTCGGGGCGGTTTACGGCATGAACCTGGAACAGTTGGACGCGGCATGGCGCGCCTTTCTCGAGAAGGTGCCCGTGGACCAGGAGACGCAGTTGCGGGCGGCGGAGAGCTACGACCCGGCCTTCTGGGGCGAGGGCTATTTCGACTGCGACTGCCCGAAACTGGGCGACACGGTGGAGAAGCCCGAGGCCCGCGCGCAGAACCTGTGGAACGCGGGCAATTACCGCGCCGCCCTCGAGGCCTACGGGGAGCTGACGGCGCGGGACAACAGCGCGCGCTGGGCGGGGCAGATGGCACTCTGCCTCCAGAAACTCGCCCGCGAGGACGAGGCCGCCGCGCTGCTCCGGGAGCAGCTCGCGCGGGAAGACCTGACCGAGTTTGACCGGCGGCGCCTCGAGAAGATGCTGCCCACGATGCTGATGACCCTGCGGGACTGGGACGGGCTTTATGCC from Candidatus Hydrogenedentota bacterium encodes the following:
- a CDS encoding bifunctional nuclease family protein produces the protein MLEVQILGVTRFEPAQYPMVILRHESQVLFISIGPYEAAAISWGLDHEKPIRPMTHDLVLNILAGLRGELKSVTVYSLENQTFFAYLTVEQRDTNGQVEQVLRIDTRPSDGIAVAVRAGCPVFVAEEVMAQAGQHVSVLESHLEREEGGADGAAGDDDVDDIDDDDEEDDDGEDDEDIGEDGEDSGKGF
- a CDS encoding 4'-phosphopantetheinyl transferase superfamily protein, whose translation is MGGPGPFARALASLDPPHWEPAAGAPPSGAETAALWRAVVPGPGPALESMAEQLAGEARVRAATMAHPLRRAQFVTGQALRRAVSSPSGAFSLSHTGDWVAAAVCGCGPLGVDAETARARRSMERLARRFFSPEEHALVAGCGPEELPVFFYALWTAKEARIKALSRDRAHPAPVSLLALLETDTAAFTVTGPTLCIPLSEGRMHWCWLAPGVLCACLVPHAAATLRFWEWRPAG
- the glgP gene encoding alpha-glucan family phosphorylase; protein product: MAHVVKYTVVPKVPERLSRLLDIAGNVWWCWDPEAVDLFFRMDRDLWVALDQNPRRLLGEISQERLAELEQSGSFLAHLDRVAARLDAYMAGGDWRKRNPRAPEDICIAYFSAEFGLHESISIYSGGLGILAGDHLKAASDLGVPLVGVGLLYREGYFRQYLNADGWQQELYPRNDFHNMPLDLLRGPDGKPLVIEVPFPGRTVKAYLWKCQVGRVPLHLIDCDHEDNSLADRAITGQLYGGDRETRIRQEIVLGMGGVIALRSLGIHPTVYHINEGHAAFMALQRVHDLMVRDGITFAQAREVVKVSSLFTTHTPVPAGNDMFDPSLIAAYFGEYCASLGVPLDELLAMGRQNPGDGREPFCMTTLALKLSAASNGVSELHGAVARNMWRQVWKGVPEDEVPITSVTNGVHVRTWISRDLETLYDRYIGPEWVNAPHDHSLWERIEAVPDTELWRTHERRRERLVSFARKRLLRQLINRGAPSSEQRAASELLDSETLTIGFARRFATYKRGTLIMRNPERLRRILLDPERPVQLIIAGKAHPQDTQSKALIRELVHFAHDPALRNHILFIEDYDINVARYMLQGVDCWLNTPRRPMEASGTSGMKAAVNGALNISIPDGWWCEAEGLGENGWSIGKGETYDTTEEQDLVESEALYEILEQEVVPMFYNRGRDDLPREWIGRMKTAIRTITPMFNTCRMVQEYADRFYVPCCSRRKVMFRENRAPVYALAEWKARVRQAWGRVQVVSVASGETDGLLYSARLAVTAGVRLGDLRPEDVRVELFFGGLDPLGELPSGDRVPMSCAGEPKDGVWEFTGEVPCNQTGQLGFTVRVLPSHPDLFQEHEMGLIVWA